One stretch of Ailuropoda melanoleuca isolate Jingjing chromosome 20, ASM200744v2, whole genome shotgun sequence DNA includes these proteins:
- the LOC100476182 gene encoding LOW QUALITY PROTEIN: claudin-6 (The sequence of the model RefSeq protein was modified relative to this genomic sequence to represent the inferred CDS: inserted 3 bases in 2 codons): protein ETHSWEHSAAPANPCGFLRSAAPLSLNFAIASAGLQILGIILTLLGWVNALVSCALPPWKVTAFISNNLIMAQVVWEGLWMSCMVQSTGQVQCKVYDSLLALPQDLQAARALCVIALLLALLGLLVYLAGAKCTACVEDKDSKACLVLVSEIICVISGVLILIPICWTAHAIIWDFYNPQVSDVQKRELGASLYLGWAASGLLLLGXGGSQFSSRYMARYSASAAHATPQGAPEXPTKNYV from the exons GAAACTCACTCTTGGGAACACTCTGCGGCTCCTGCGAATCCCTGTGGGTTTCTTCGCAGTGCAGCTCCTCTCAGCCTCAACTTTGCCATAGCTTCTGCTG GTCTGCAAATCCTGGGGATCATCCTGACACTGCTTGGCTGGGTGAATGCTCTGGTGTCCTGTGCCCTGCCCCCGTGGAAGGTGACCGCCTTCATCAGCAACAACCTCATCATGGCCCAGGTGGTGTGGGAGGGGCTGTGGATGTCCTGCATGGTTCAGAGCACAGGCCAGGTGCAATGCAAGGTGTATGACTCCCTGCTGGCACTGCCCCAGGACCTGCAGGCTGCCCGTGCCCTCTGCGTCATTGCCCTTCTGTTGGCCCTGCTTGGGCTGCTGGTCTACCTTGCAGGAGCCAAGTGTACCGCCTGTGTGGAGGACAAGGACTCCAAGGCCTGTCTGGTGCTAGTCTCTGAGATCATCTGTGTCATCTCAGGGGTCCTGATCCTGATCCCCATCTGCTGGACGGCTCACGCCATCATCTGGGACTTCTACAACCCCCAGGTGTCGGATGTCCAAAAGCGGGAGCTGGGAGCCTCCCTCTACTTGGGCTGGGCAGCCTCTGGCCTTTTGTTGCTGGG AGGGGGCTCCCAGTTCTCGAGCCGTTATATGGCCCGATACTCGGCGTCCGCCGCACATGCCACCCCTCAGGGTGCCCCTG TACCTACTAAGAATTATGTCTGA